CGTCATCATCCAGCAGCTGCACCGTCTCCCCAGCCATCCTCAGTTCATCTCCGCGGCCTGCCCCTCTTCCTCGAATGCTTTCGCAGCGTACGCCGGTAACGGCACCGGACATTCGCGAAGCCCCCTTCGCCTCCGGACGACACCTACATCAAGCCTCCGGGCACGCCTCCCCATGCAAGAGAGGCGGAGGGGTCAAAGCTCCACAATTCACAGCTTCAACTACAGCCGTATCTTCTCGAGTAGCGCCTTAACCTCTTCATCCGTTTCTATCTGCTGGAACAGCCCTCGTGCAGACCTAGGAAACCGCTGAATCGCCTATTCCAAACTGCTTTCCTATTTACGTTTAGGTCCTGGGTCCTGTGTAGGCCCTATATACGGGGACGCCCATGTATAGGTATAGGGGGACGCCCATAACTTTATAAGTTTTTAGGTATAGGGGGACGCCCATAACTTTATAAGTTTTGTTAAACTTGATGACATTATGCCACGCCAAGCTCGGGTCGATTTTCCAGGTGCTCTGCACCACATTATCTGCCGCGGCATTGAGCGCAGGAGAATCTTCCGCGACAATGCCGACAGGAATGATTTTCTTACGCGACTCGTCGAGATTACCTCCAAGTCCCAAACCCGCTGTTACGCATGGGCCCTGCTTCCGAACCATTTCCACCTTCTGTTACGGACCGGCGCCATCCCCATAACAGCAAGTATGCAGCGGTTGCTGACGGGATATGCAGCCACTTTTAACCACCGCCACAACCGTCACGGGCACCTGTTTCAAAACCGCTATAAATCGATCCTTTGCCATGCAGATACATACCTGTTAGAACTGGTCCGGTACATCCACTTGAATCCCCTTCGTGCCGGGATTGTTTCTTCCCTCGGCCAACTAAGGAGTTACCCATATTGTGGTCACAGTTGCATTATGGGGCTTAATTCCAACTTTTCGATGTGGATGGACGTTCAGGAAATACTGCAGCACTTCGGGGGAACGGAGGCGAAATCCCGAACCGCCTACGAGTCGTTTGTTGCAGAGGGCGTCCAGCAAGGACGGCGGTCCGAGTTGACCGGCGGTGGGTTGCTGAGAAGCGCTGGGGGGTGGCGAGAGGTGATTGCTGCCAGGGAATACGGGATTTTCCTGAAAAGTGATGAGCGGATTCTCGGCGACAGCGACTTCGTCGATTTGGTACTCAACACGGCAGGCGAAACCTTCGACAGAAAAAGTGTCTACTGTCAGAAAGCAATTGATGTCGACGCATTAGCTGAAGTAATAGCGGCTAAATTCGGCATTGCAGTGAAAGACCTATGGGCGGAAGGGAGACAACGAAAGCGGGTGGAGGCACGGAGTCTATTCTGCTATTGGGCAGTGCGAGAGCTGGGTGAGAGTGCTACAAGCCTGTCGAGACGTCTCGGAATCAGCCAACCAGCCGTCTCCCTTTCCGTCTCCCGAGGAGAGCAACTCGCTGCAGAAAAAGGTTGGGAGTTGGAAAAGTTGATCGACGAGCAGGGATAGTCGAAAGTTATTAACTTATGGGCGTCCCCCTATCTTGGGCGTCCCCCGGTGAATTCAAGTTGTAAATGCACCACCGAATGATGCACGCAGAACTTCCGCAGGAGTCCGGTAGCCGAGGCACTTTCGTGGTCGATCGTTGACCTGTTTCACGACCTGCTGAATTTCTTCCTCTGATAGGGTCCTGAAGTCGAACCCCTTCGGAAAGTAGTGCCGCAAGATGCCGTTTGTGTTCTCATTGGTGCCACGCTGCCAAGACGCATAAGGATCCGCGAAATACACGGTAAGCCCTGTCTTAGTTTCCAGATCTTTGAATTCCGCAAACTCACTACCGTTATCAACGGTTACTGTCTGGCAGAGGATCTCGGGCAGAGGGCTGAAGCACCTCGCGCTATGATCCGTCATGGTTGCGGCCCTTCTGTCTGCGAGTCTTGCGGCAAGTAAAAAGCGGCTCTTGCGCTCAACGTACGTGGCAAGGTTTCCTGCGCCTTTCGCACCGTGCAGCGTGTCGCCTTCCCAGTCCCCAAATCGTTCTCTGGTACCAACTACTGCCGGCCTCTCCTTAATTGAGACTCGACCCGGAATGAACCGCCGTCCTGCGCAGTAGCGCGTTTGCCTACGGCGATTCCGCCTCCGACGGCGAAGATGCTTGTGAAGCTCGCCACCTTCTCTGGCGTCTAGGTAAATCCAGCGGTAGATGGTTTCATGACTGATGCGCATCGCCCGGTCCATTGGGAAATCCATTTTGAGCCTGGCGGCAATGGCTTCAGGTGGCCAATCCAGCATCAATTTCTCTTCAACGTAAGCGACCAGATCGGCGTTGTCCTGCCGCCGGAAAGACCTGGGCTGGTGACGACGTTTAAGCGCAGTGCCATGCGTGAAGGTGTACCAGTAAACTCCATCGGGGTATGTCGGGCCGTTGCGCGCAATCTCGCGCATGATGCTTGTGTGATGGCGTCCAAGCCTACGGCCGATTTCGCGAAGGCTAAATTTCGCCACCTTCAAATGGCTGATGACATATCGCTCATTTTCTGTAAGATGCGTGTGGGACATGGCGGGCTCCTCCTGGGGTATGTGTTGGTCGCGCTTCACACACTACCAGATTTGCCTGTCATGTCCTGCTTTTACATCAACTGGTGCAATTAAGAATAGAATCCACCCCCTATCTTGGGCGTCCCCCTATCTTTGGGCGTCCCCCTATCTTTGGGCGTCCCCCTATCTTTGGGCGTCCCCCTATCTTATGGGCGTCCCCTTTGCGCTACTTGCGCTATGTGACTCGACCGTTCAGGCTCGGCCGAGTCCATTTACCCTAAGGTGAACCGGGGTCGCGGCGTCCCTCAACCGGGAAGATCCTCGTGCTCCCCCCTGGGAACTCGACAATCTCACCCTTTACATCGATGCGGATAGGCGCCACACCGGTCTCGCGTCCGCGCACGGTGAGGGTATCGCGCGTCAGACGCAGGTCGAGGGAGTGTCCACGGTAGCGGATGCGCATGTCAAGGCGCTCCACCTCCCTCGGTAACTGCGGGTTGAGCCTCAGGACTTCTCCCGTCACCTCGATCCCGGTCAGGGTCCGCTGCGCCAGGTCGACAGTGCTCGCCATGGCTCCCAAGTGCACTCCCTCAGCGGTTGTTCCCTGCTGGATGTCGCTCACGTCGCTTTGCAGCGCTTCCTCGTAAAATTGCAGCGCCCGCTGCCGGTTCGAGCGCGCGAGCACCCAGGCGTGCACAACGCGGGAGAGGGTGGAGCCGTGGGAGGAGCGGTCGTTGTAGTACTCTACGTTTCTCCTGATGCTGGCCGGGTCGAACGGGTAGTTAAGGCGCGCAAAGAGCACCGCCAGTTCTTCGGCGGAAAAAAGGTAGAAGAGCATCAGCACGTCGGCCTGCTTGGAGAGCTTGTATCGGTTCGGGGTGTCCCCCTCCCCCTCCAGGATGAGATCGAGACGCTGGATGTTGCCGTAGCGTCTGCGGTATCCCGCCCAATCGAAATCCGCCAGGCTGTCGTAACCTTCGAACTGGCTGATGATCCCGTCGCCGTGAAAGGGAATGAACATGTGGCGGCTGATCTCCTCCCAGCGTACCGTTTCCTCCGCCGATAGCGCTAGTCGCGCCGTCAGCTCCGCACGGCGAATGTCGGGCAGGATCTCAAGGACGTCCAATGCTCGCCAGAGGACCCACACCGCCATCAGGTTCGTATAGGCGTTGTTGGCAAGCCCCGCTTTCGGGGCACCCGGATACCCCTCGTGGAACTCGTCGGGCCCCATCACCCCCCGGATCTCGTAGCGCTCCCGCTCCCCGTTGAATTCGGCGACGCTCGACCAGAAGCGGGCAATCTCCAGTATCAGCTCGGCACCGTGGAACTGCAGGAACTCCATATCGCGGGTCACCTGGAAGTACTGCCAGACGTTCCAGGCGACGGCGCTCCCGACGTGGCGCTGCAGGTAGGAATTGTCCTTTACCCACCGCAGGGAGCGTGGATTCAGGTTCATCTCCTGCGTCTCCTCCTGACCGTCGCTTCCACTCTGCCACGGGAACATCGCCCCTTTGAAACCCGCCTCTTTGGCCGCTACGCGGGCCTCACCAAGGCGCCGGTATCGGTACATCAGAAGCGAGCGGGTAATCTCCGGCATCCGGAAATTGAGGAATGGGAAGATGAAGAGCTCATCCCAGAAGATATGTCCCTCGTATGCCTCA
The DNA window shown above is from Geomonas sp. RF6 and carries:
- a CDS encoding transposase, with product MFRDNADRNDFLTRLVEITSKSQTRCYAWALLPNHFHLLLRTGAIPITASMQRLLTGYAATFNHRHNRHGHLFQNRYKSILCHADTYLLELVRYIHLNPLRAGIVSSLGQLRSYPYCGHSCIMGLNSNFSMWMDVQEILQHFGGTEAKSRTAYESFVAEGVQQGRRSELTGGGLLRSAGGWREVIAAREYGIFLKSDERILGDSDFVDLVLNTAGETFDRKSVYCQKAIDVDALAEVIAAKFGIAVKDLWAEGRQRKRVEARSLFCYWAVRELGESATSLSRRLGISQPAVSLSVSRGEQLAAEKGWELEKLIDEQG
- a CDS encoding IS30 family transposase gives rise to the protein MSHTHLTENERYVISHLKVAKFSLREIGRRLGRHHTSIMREIARNGPTYPDGVYWYTFTHGTALKRRHQPRSFRRQDNADLVAYVEEKLMLDWPPEAIAARLKMDFPMDRAMRISHETIYRWIYLDAREGGELHKHLRRRRRNRRRQTRYCAGRRFIPGRVSIKERPAVVGTRERFGDWEGDTLHGAKGAGNLATYVERKSRFLLAARLADRRAATMTDHSARCFSPLPEILCQTVTVDNGSEFAEFKDLETKTGLTVYFADPYASWQRGTNENTNGILRHYFPKGFDFRTLSEEEIQQVVKQVNDRPRKCLGYRTPAEVLRASFGGAFTT